In Humulus lupulus chromosome 6, drHumLupu1.1, whole genome shotgun sequence, a single genomic region encodes these proteins:
- the LOC133782306 gene encoding small ribosomal subunit protein eS8, which translates to MGISRDSMHKRRATGGKKKAWRKKRKYELGRQPANTKLSSNKTVRRIRVRGGNVKWRALRLDTGNFSWGSEAVTRKTRLLDVVYNASNNELVRTQTLVKGAIIQVDAAPFKQWYLQHYGVDIGRKKKTVVSAKKEEDGEAAAEEVKKSNHVVRKLEKRQQERVLDAHIEEQFSGGRLLACISSRPGQCGRSDGYILEGKELEFYMKKLQRKKGKGAGAAA; encoded by the exons ATGG GTATTTCTCGGGATTCCATGCACAAGAGGCGTGCCACTGGAGGCAAGAAGAAGGCTTGGAGGAAGAAGAGAAA gTACGAGCTCGGAAGACAGCCTGCAAACACCAAGTTGTCAAGCAACAAAACAGTaaggagaattagggttcgaggTGGGAATGTGAagtggagagctttgaggctcgATACTGGTAACTTTTCCTGGGGTAGTGAGGCTGTGACCAGGAAGACTCGTCTTCTTGATGTGGTCTACAATGCATCTAACAACGAGTTGGTCCGTACTCAAACCTTGGTCAAAGGTGCCATTATTCAGGTTGATGCTGCTCCTTTCAAACAATGGTATCTGCAACACTATGGAGTTGATATTGGACGTAAGAAGAAGACCGTTGTCTCTGCCAAGAAAGAAGAG GATGGTGAAGCTGCCGCTGAGGAGGTGAAGAAGAGCAACCATGTGGTTAGAAAGCTGGAGAAGCGCCAGCAAGAACGAGTTCTTGACGCTCATATTGAAGAGCAATTCAGCGGTGGTCGTCTTCTGGCGTGTATATCATCACGACCTGGCCAGTGTGGTCGTTCTGATGG ATATATTTTGGAGGGCAAAGAGCTTGAATTCTACATGAAGAAGCTCCAGCGTAAGAAGGGGAAGGGAGCTGGTGCCGCTGCCTAA